Proteins from a genomic interval of Diceros bicornis minor isolate mBicDic1 chromosome 34, mDicBic1.mat.cur, whole genome shotgun sequence:
- the ZNF575 gene encoding zinc finger protein 575 translates to MQEREAESAAGGADPSPTGKEPVTKAGAPHQAPPQKPSQPVPGPAASPGAPSRPRRRPPPQRPHRCPDCDKAFSYPSKLATHRLAHGGARPHPCPDCPKAFSYPSKLAAHRLTHSGARPHPCPHCPKAFGHRSKLAAHLWTHAPARPYPCPDCPKSFCYPSKLAAHRHTHHATDARPYPCPHCPKAFSFPSKLAAHRLCHDPPTAPGSQPTARHHCSSCGQAFGQRRLLLLHQRSHHQAEGQGERE, encoded by the exons ATGCAGGAGCGAGAGGCGGAGTCCGCGGCCGGGGGCGCCGATCCGAGTCCCACTGGCAAGGAACCGGTGACCAAGGCAGGAG CTCCCCACCAGGCCCCGCCGCAGAAGCCCAGCCAGCCGGTTCCAGGGCCCGCCGCGTCCCCGGGGGCGCCTTCCCGACCCCGCCGGCGGCCCCCGCCCCAGCGCCCGCACCGCTGCCCCGACTGTGACAAGGCCTTTTCGTACCCGTCCAAGCTGGCCACACACCGGTTGGCACACGGCGGCGCCCGCCCCCACCCATGCCCCGACTGCCCCAAGGCCTTCTCCTACCCCTCCAAGCTGGCCGCCCACCGCCTCACGCACAGCGGCGCCCGTCCGCACCCTTGCCCGCACTGCCCAAAGGCCTTCGGCCACCGCTCCAAGCTGGCGGCCCACCTCTGGACCCACGCGCCCGCCCGCCCCTACCCGTGCCCCGACTGCCCCAAGTCCTTCTGCTACCCCTCCAAGCTGGCGGCCCACCGCCACACGCACCACGCCACTGACGCCCGCCCCTACCCTTGCCCACACTGCCCCAAGGCTTTTTCATTCCCTTCCAAACTGGCCGCCCATCGCCTATGTCACGACCCCCCCACGGCGCCGGGCAGCCAGCCCACGGCCCGGCATCACTGCTCCAGCTGCGGCCAGGCCTTTGGCCAGAGACGCCTCCTGCTCCTTCATCAGCGCAGCCACCACCAGGCTGAGGGCCAGGGGGAGCGGGAGTGA
- the XRCC1 gene encoding DNA repair protein XRCC1 isoform X3, with product MPEIRLRHVVSCSSQDSTHCAENLLKADTYRKWRAAKAGEKTISVVLQLEKEEQIHSVDIGNDGSAFVEVLVGSSAGGAGEQDYEDSPYGLSFVRFHSPPDKDEAEASSQKVTKLGQFRVKEEDEGANSLRPGALFFSRINKTPPATASDPAGPSYAAATLQASSAAASASPASKAVGSTSKPQESLKGKRKLDLNQEEKKTPSKPSPQPSPPALKKPKLPASTRTPATSPVPAPARAAVPGKPQGEGTEPRGHRAGPQELGKILQGVVVVLSGFQNPFRSELRDKALELGAKYRPDWTPDSTHLICAFANTPKYSQVLGLGGRIVRKEWVLDCHRMRRRLPSRRYLMAGPGSSSEDEGGSHSGSSGDEAPKLPRKRPQTKTKPPQAAGPSSPQRPATPEETKPASPGPQEDTDAEGEQSEGQDNGAEDSGDTEDELRRVTERREQRQPPGQGENGEDPYAGSTDENTDNEGPPESPDLPVPELPDFFQGKHFFLYGEFPGDERRKLSRYVTAFNGELEDYMSDRVQFVITAQEWDPSFEEALMDNPSLVFVRPRWIYSCNEKQKLLPHQLYGVVPQA from the exons ctggagaaggaggagcagataCACAGCGTGGACATCGGGAATGACGGCTCGGCCTTCGTGGAGGTGCTGGTGGGCAGCTCGGCCGGAGGGGCCGGGGAGCAAGACTACGAG GACTCCCCCTATGGCCTGAGTTTTGTACGCTTTCACAGTCCCCCAGACAAAGATGAGGCAGAGGCCTCATCCCAG AAGGTGACCAAGCTTGGCCAGTTCCGcgtgaaggaggaggatgagggcgCCAACTCCCTGAGACCAGGGGCCCTCTTCTTCAGCCGGATCAATAAGACTCCCCCAG CCACAGCCAGTGACCCAGCAGGACCCAGTTATGCAGCCGCTACACTGCAGGCCTCTAGTGCCGCCGCCTCAGCCTCTCCAGCTTCCAAGGCAGTAGGCAGCACCTCCAAG ccccaggagtccctcaaggggaagaggaagttggatttgaaccaagaagaaaagaagacCCCCAGCAAACCATCACCCCAACCGTCACCACCTGCCCTCAAGAAACCCAAAT TGCCAGCTTCCACCCGAACCCCAGCGACCTCCCCAGTGCCTGCCCCAGCACGGGCGGCAGTGCCAGGGAAGCCCCAAGGAGAAGGCACCGAGCCCAGGGGACACCGAGCTGGCCCACAGGAGCTAGGGAAGATCCTTCAGggtgtggtggtggtgctgaGTGGCTTCCAGAACCCCTTCCGCTCGGAGCTCCGGGACAAGGCCCTAGAGCTGGGGGCCAAGTATCGGCCAGACTGGACCCCAGACAGCACCCACCTCAT CTGTGCCTTTGCCAACACCCCCAAGTACAGCCAGGTCCTAGGCCTCGGAGGCCGCATCGTGCGTAAAGAGTGGGTGCTGGACTGTCACCGCATGCGTCGGCGGCTGCCCTCCCGGAG GTACCTCATGGCAGGGCCAGGCTCCAGCAGCGAGGACGAGGGGGGCTCTCACAGCGGCAGCAGCGGGGATGAAGCCCCCAAGCTTCCTCGAAAG CGCCCCCAGACCAAAACCAAGCCCCCTCAGGCAGCAGGACCTAGCTCACCCCAGAGACCTGCAACCCCAGAAGAGACCAAACCAGCCTCACCAGGACCCCAGGAAGATACCGACGCTGAGGGGGAACAGTCAG AAGGACAGGACAATGGGGCGGAAGATTCTGGGGACACTGAGGATGAGCTGAGAAG GGTGACTGAGCGGCGGGAACAAAGGCAGCCTCCTGGCCAGGGGGAGAATGGTGAGGACCCGTATGCGGGATCCACTGATGAGAACACGGACAACGAGGGTCCCCCGGAGTCCCCCGACCTACCAGTTCCCGAGCTCCCAG ACTTCTTCCAGGGCAAACACTTTTTCCTGTATGGGGAGTTCCCTGGGGATGAGCGGCGGAAGCTCAGCCGATATGTCACCGCCTTCAATGG GGAGCTTGAGGACTATATGAGCGACCGGGTCCAGTTTGTGATCACGGCGCAGGAGTGggaccccagctttgaggag GCCTTGATGGACAACCCCTCCTTGGTGTTCGTCCGCCCCCGATGGATCTACAGTTGCAACGAGAAGCAGAAGTTACTTCCCCACCAGCTCTACGGGGTGGTGCCCCAGGCCTGA
- the XRCC1 gene encoding DNA repair protein XRCC1 isoform X2, with the protein MPEIRLRHVVSCSSQDSTHCAENLLKADTYRKWRAAKAGEKTISVVLQLEKEEQIHSVDIGNDGSAFVEVLVGSSAGGAGEQDYEVLLVTSSFMSPSESRSGSNPNRVRIFGPDKLVRAAAEKRWDRVKIVCSQPYSKDSPYGLSFVRFHSPPDKDEAEASSQKVTKLGQFRVKEEDEGANSLRPGALFFSRINKTPPATASDPAGPSYAAATLQASSAAASASPASKAVGSTSKPQESLKGKRKLDLNQEEKKTPSKPSPQPSPPALKKPKLPASTRTPATSPVPAPARAAVPGKPQGEGTEPRGHRAGPQELGKILQGVVVVLSGFQNPFRSELRDKALELGAKYRPDWTPDSTHLICAFANTPKYSQVLGLGGRIVRKEWVLDCHRMRRRLPSRRYLMAGPGSSSEDEGGSHSGSSGDEAPKLPRKRPQTKTKPPQAAGPSSPQRPATPEETKPASPGPQEDTDAEGEQSGQDNGAEDSGDTEDELRRVTERREQRQPPGQGENGEDPYAGSTDENTDNEGPPESPDLPVPELPDFFQGKHFFLYGEFPGDERRKLSRYVTAFNGELEDYMSDRVQFVITAQEWDPSFEEALMDNPSLVFVRPRWIYSCNEKQKLLPHQLYGVVPQA; encoded by the exons ctggagaaggaggagcagataCACAGCGTGGACATCGGGAATGACGGCTCGGCCTTCGTGGAGGTGCTGGTGGGCAGCTCGGCCGGAGGGGCCGGGGAGCAAGACTACGAG GTCCTTCTGGTCACCTCGTCTTTCATGTCCCCTTCCGAGAGCCGCAGTGGCTCAAACCCCAACCGCGTTCGCATTTTTGGGCCTGACAAGTTGGTCCGGGCAGCAGCCGAGAAGCGCTGGGACCGCGTCAAAATTGTTTGCAGCCAGCCCTATAGCAAG GACTCCCCCTATGGCCTGAGTTTTGTACGCTTTCACAGTCCCCCAGACAAAGATGAGGCAGAGGCCTCATCCCAG AAGGTGACCAAGCTTGGCCAGTTCCGcgtgaaggaggaggatgagggcgCCAACTCCCTGAGACCAGGGGCCCTCTTCTTCAGCCGGATCAATAAGACTCCCCCAG CCACAGCCAGTGACCCAGCAGGACCCAGTTATGCAGCCGCTACACTGCAGGCCTCTAGTGCCGCCGCCTCAGCCTCTCCAGCTTCCAAGGCAGTAGGCAGCACCTCCAAG ccccaggagtccctcaaggggaagaggaagttggatttgaaccaagaagaaaagaagacCCCCAGCAAACCATCACCCCAACCGTCACCACCTGCCCTCAAGAAACCCAAAT TGCCAGCTTCCACCCGAACCCCAGCGACCTCCCCAGTGCCTGCCCCAGCACGGGCGGCAGTGCCAGGGAAGCCCCAAGGAGAAGGCACCGAGCCCAGGGGACACCGAGCTGGCCCACAGGAGCTAGGGAAGATCCTTCAGggtgtggtggtggtgctgaGTGGCTTCCAGAACCCCTTCCGCTCGGAGCTCCGGGACAAGGCCCTAGAGCTGGGGGCCAAGTATCGGCCAGACTGGACCCCAGACAGCACCCACCTCAT CTGTGCCTTTGCCAACACCCCCAAGTACAGCCAGGTCCTAGGCCTCGGAGGCCGCATCGTGCGTAAAGAGTGGGTGCTGGACTGTCACCGCATGCGTCGGCGGCTGCCCTCCCGGAG GTACCTCATGGCAGGGCCAGGCTCCAGCAGCGAGGACGAGGGGGGCTCTCACAGCGGCAGCAGCGGGGATGAAGCCCCCAAGCTTCCTCGAAAG CGCCCCCAGACCAAAACCAAGCCCCCTCAGGCAGCAGGACCTAGCTCACCCCAGAGACCTGCAACCCCAGAAGAGACCAAACCAGCCTCACCAGGACCCCAGGAAGATACCGACGCTGAGGGGGAACAGTCAG GACAGGACAATGGGGCGGAAGATTCTGGGGACACTGAGGATGAGCTGAGAAG GGTGACTGAGCGGCGGGAACAAAGGCAGCCTCCTGGCCAGGGGGAGAATGGTGAGGACCCGTATGCGGGATCCACTGATGAGAACACGGACAACGAGGGTCCCCCGGAGTCCCCCGACCTACCAGTTCCCGAGCTCCCAG ACTTCTTCCAGGGCAAACACTTTTTCCTGTATGGGGAGTTCCCTGGGGATGAGCGGCGGAAGCTCAGCCGATATGTCACCGCCTTCAATGG GGAGCTTGAGGACTATATGAGCGACCGGGTCCAGTTTGTGATCACGGCGCAGGAGTGggaccccagctttgaggag GCCTTGATGGACAACCCCTCCTTGGTGTTCGTCCGCCCCCGATGGATCTACAGTTGCAACGAGAAGCAGAAGTTACTTCCCCACCAGCTCTACGGGGTGGTGCCCCAGGCCTGA
- the XRCC1 gene encoding DNA repair protein XRCC1 isoform X1, with protein sequence MPEIRLRHVVSCSSQDSTHCAENLLKADTYRKWRAAKAGEKTISVVLQLEKEEQIHSVDIGNDGSAFVEVLVGSSAGGAGEQDYEVLLVTSSFMSPSESRSGSNPNRVRIFGPDKLVRAAAEKRWDRVKIVCSQPYSKDSPYGLSFVRFHSPPDKDEAEASSQKVTKLGQFRVKEEDEGANSLRPGALFFSRINKTPPATASDPAGPSYAAATLQASSAAASASPASKAVGSTSKPQESLKGKRKLDLNQEEKKTPSKPSPQPSPPALKKPKLPASTRTPATSPVPAPARAAVPGKPQGEGTEPRGHRAGPQELGKILQGVVVVLSGFQNPFRSELRDKALELGAKYRPDWTPDSTHLICAFANTPKYSQVLGLGGRIVRKEWVLDCHRMRRRLPSRRYLMAGPGSSSEDEGGSHSGSSGDEAPKLPRKRPQTKTKPPQAAGPSSPQRPATPEETKPASPGPQEDTDAEGEQSEGQDNGAEDSGDTEDELRRVTERREQRQPPGQGENGEDPYAGSTDENTDNEGPPESPDLPVPELPDFFQGKHFFLYGEFPGDERRKLSRYVTAFNGELEDYMSDRVQFVITAQEWDPSFEEALMDNPSLVFVRPRWIYSCNEKQKLLPHQLYGVVPQA encoded by the exons ctggagaaggaggagcagataCACAGCGTGGACATCGGGAATGACGGCTCGGCCTTCGTGGAGGTGCTGGTGGGCAGCTCGGCCGGAGGGGCCGGGGAGCAAGACTACGAG GTCCTTCTGGTCACCTCGTCTTTCATGTCCCCTTCCGAGAGCCGCAGTGGCTCAAACCCCAACCGCGTTCGCATTTTTGGGCCTGACAAGTTGGTCCGGGCAGCAGCCGAGAAGCGCTGGGACCGCGTCAAAATTGTTTGCAGCCAGCCCTATAGCAAG GACTCCCCCTATGGCCTGAGTTTTGTACGCTTTCACAGTCCCCCAGACAAAGATGAGGCAGAGGCCTCATCCCAG AAGGTGACCAAGCTTGGCCAGTTCCGcgtgaaggaggaggatgagggcgCCAACTCCCTGAGACCAGGGGCCCTCTTCTTCAGCCGGATCAATAAGACTCCCCCAG CCACAGCCAGTGACCCAGCAGGACCCAGTTATGCAGCCGCTACACTGCAGGCCTCTAGTGCCGCCGCCTCAGCCTCTCCAGCTTCCAAGGCAGTAGGCAGCACCTCCAAG ccccaggagtccctcaaggggaagaggaagttggatttgaaccaagaagaaaagaagacCCCCAGCAAACCATCACCCCAACCGTCACCACCTGCCCTCAAGAAACCCAAAT TGCCAGCTTCCACCCGAACCCCAGCGACCTCCCCAGTGCCTGCCCCAGCACGGGCGGCAGTGCCAGGGAAGCCCCAAGGAGAAGGCACCGAGCCCAGGGGACACCGAGCTGGCCCACAGGAGCTAGGGAAGATCCTTCAGggtgtggtggtggtgctgaGTGGCTTCCAGAACCCCTTCCGCTCGGAGCTCCGGGACAAGGCCCTAGAGCTGGGGGCCAAGTATCGGCCAGACTGGACCCCAGACAGCACCCACCTCAT CTGTGCCTTTGCCAACACCCCCAAGTACAGCCAGGTCCTAGGCCTCGGAGGCCGCATCGTGCGTAAAGAGTGGGTGCTGGACTGTCACCGCATGCGTCGGCGGCTGCCCTCCCGGAG GTACCTCATGGCAGGGCCAGGCTCCAGCAGCGAGGACGAGGGGGGCTCTCACAGCGGCAGCAGCGGGGATGAAGCCCCCAAGCTTCCTCGAAAG CGCCCCCAGACCAAAACCAAGCCCCCTCAGGCAGCAGGACCTAGCTCACCCCAGAGACCTGCAACCCCAGAAGAGACCAAACCAGCCTCACCAGGACCCCAGGAAGATACCGACGCTGAGGGGGAACAGTCAG AAGGACAGGACAATGGGGCGGAAGATTCTGGGGACACTGAGGATGAGCTGAGAAG GGTGACTGAGCGGCGGGAACAAAGGCAGCCTCCTGGCCAGGGGGAGAATGGTGAGGACCCGTATGCGGGATCCACTGATGAGAACACGGACAACGAGGGTCCCCCGGAGTCCCCCGACCTACCAGTTCCCGAGCTCCCAG ACTTCTTCCAGGGCAAACACTTTTTCCTGTATGGGGAGTTCCCTGGGGATGAGCGGCGGAAGCTCAGCCGATATGTCACCGCCTTCAATGG GGAGCTTGAGGACTATATGAGCGACCGGGTCCAGTTTGTGATCACGGCGCAGGAGTGggaccccagctttgaggag GCCTTGATGGACAACCCCTCCTTGGTGTTCGTCCGCCCCCGATGGATCTACAGTTGCAACGAGAAGCAGAAGTTACTTCCCCACCAGCTCTACGGGGTGGTGCCCCAGGCCTGA